Proteins encoded within one genomic window of Erinaceus europaeus chromosome 13, mEriEur2.1, whole genome shotgun sequence:
- the LOC132532464 gene encoding endogenous retrovirus group K member 7 Env polyprotein-like: MLLVKRPAYVMMPVDLKQEAWFEDTGLMVVQRLNELLRPKRFVAALILGISALIAILTSFAVSTTALVKNIQTAHFVNDMHRNISLILAEQHIIDKKLEAKLNALEEVVIALGQDVANIKATMATKCHVSFKYICVTPAKYNDTENWNKTKAHLLGIWKDNDLTHDFQEVQDYITATSTAHLNNFGFESLAQQLYENVSALNPFTWWHYAIVAAVAIIIIIVVFMVFPCLFRALLLAIKTTRRDLEEFRLKNKKPGTATPVWPDRQATTAV; encoded by the coding sequence ATGCTGTTAGTAAAAAGACCTGCTTATGTTATGATGCCTGTAGACCTTAAACAGGAAGCATGGTTTGAGGATACAGGACTCATGGTTGTACAAAGACTAAATGAATTATTGCGGCCAAAAAGATTTGTGGCAGCACTTATCCTAGGAATTTCAGCCTTAATAGCTATCCTTACCTCTTTCGCCGTTTCGACAACAGCTTTAGTAAAAAACATCCAGACAGCCCATTTTGTGAATGACATGCATAGGAACATTTCCTTAATACTTGCTGAACAGCATATTATAGATAAAAAGTTAGAAGCAAAACTCAACGCTCTTGAGGAAGTGGTTATAGCCCTGGGGCAGGATGTAGCTAACATAAAAGCTACAATGGCAACAAAGTGTCACGTCTCCTTTAAGTACATTTGTGTCACCCCAGCTAAATATAATGATACAGAAAATTGGAATAAGACAAAAGCACATTTACTAGGAATCTGGAAAGATAATGATTTAACTCATGATTTTCAGGAGGTGCAAGATTATATCACTGCTACCAGCACTGCTCATTTAAATAATTTTGGATTCGAATCCCTAGCTCAGCAGCTCTATGAGAATGTCTCTGCTCTCAATCCTTTCACTTGGTGGCATTATGCAATAGTGGCAGCtgttgcaataataataatcatagtggTTTTCATGGTGTTTCCTTGTCTTTTCAGAGCTCTCCTATTGGCCATCAAAACCACCCGGAGGGACCTAGAGGAATTccgtcttaaaaacaaaaaaccgggaactgccacacctgtctggccagataggcaggccacgaccgcggtgtga